The following proteins are co-located in the Desulfurococcus amylolyticus Z-533 genome:
- a CDS encoding rubrerythrin family protein: MSELKAMTKQLLLNAFGGESMAHMRYLVFAEIAEKEGFPNVARLFKAIAFAEQVHARNHYNVLREYNTDETVSAGTPIGPGSTSKNLELAIRGEEFEVNEMYPVYLEAARYQGVSEAEKSFRFALEAEKIHAKLYREAKEYVDQGRDMPIKGKVWICPVCGHTYIGEEPPERCPVCGAPRSMYRGF; this comes from the coding sequence ATGAGTGAACTAAAGGCCATGACCAAGCAGTTACTATTAAACGCCTTTGGCGGGGAATCAATGGCTCATATGAGATACCTGGTATTTGCTGAGATAGCAGAGAAAGAGGGCTTTCCTAATGTAGCTAGATTATTTAAAGCAATAGCGTTCGCTGAACAGGTTCATGCTAGAAACCACTATAATGTACTGAGGGAGTACAACACTGATGAAACTGTATCAGCCGGAACCCCTATCGGTCCTGGCTCAACCAGTAAAAACCTGGAGCTAGCTATCAGGGGTGAGGAATTCGAGGTAAACGAGATGTACCCAGTGTATCTCGAGGCGGCAAGATACCAGGGAGTTAGCGAGGCTGAGAAAAGCTTCAGATTCGCGTTAGAAGCTGAGAAGATACATGCGAAACTATACAGGGAGGCAAAGGAATACGTGGATCAAGGCAGGGATATGCCTATAAAGGGCAAGGTATGGATCTGCCCGGTCTGCGGTCACACGTACATTGGTGAGGAGCCCCCAGAGAGATGTCCTGTATGTGGTGCCCCCAGGAGCATGTATAGGGGCTTCTAG
- the dph5 gene encoding diphthine synthase: MLIFIGAGYSRRHLTQEALESLKSAEKIYVDTYTSMYEDGFNWLRDVNPSAEIVFAKRRDLEGEGINRIVEEAKEGNIAILCAGDPFTATTHDAIRVEALKSNVSVKVVTGISVVNLVHSRIGLQAYRFGKIVTLVYPDSFKPYSVIETIYDNLGRNLHTLVLLDLRLEEGLAMSIPEAIDILTELDEKQQLMNQISIGVARLGWSSEVIRAGRLVELKRYSYPPPPHSLIIAARLHPIELESLRYIAGLTITG, encoded by the coding sequence TTGCTTATCTTCATTGGTGCTGGTTATTCACGCAGACATTTAACTCAGGAAGCATTGGAGTCTTTGAAGAGTGCTGAAAAGATATATGTTGACACCTATACATCAATGTATGAGGACGGCTTCAACTGGCTTAGAGATGTTAATCCATCAGCTGAGATAGTGTTTGCTAAAAGAAGGGACTTAGAAGGGGAGGGTATTAATAGAATAGTAGAAGAGGCTAAGGAGGGTAATATCGCGATACTCTGTGCCGGAGATCCATTTACAGCAACAACACATGACGCTATTAGGGTTGAAGCATTAAAGAGCAATGTAAGCGTTAAGGTTGTAACCGGTATATCGGTGGTGAACCTAGTTCACAGCAGGATCGGCCTCCAAGCATATAGGTTCGGTAAAATAGTCACCCTAGTATATCCTGACAGCTTTAAACCATACAGTGTTATCGAAACCATATATGATAATCTAGGTAGAAACCTCCATACACTCGTACTGCTCGATCTCAGGTTAGAGGAGGGGTTAGCGATGAGTATTCCAGAGGCTATAGATATACTTACGGAGCTCGACGAGAAACAACAATTAATGAATCAAATAAGCATTGGCGTGGCTAGGCTTGGATGGAGTAGTGAGGTAATTAGGGCTGGGAGGCTTGTCGAGTTAAAAAGATATAGTTATCCTCCTCCCCCTCATTCACTAATCATCGCTGCCAGGCTTCATCCAATAGAGTTAGAGAGTCTCAGGTATATAGCTGGCCTCACGATAACGGGTTAA
- a CDS encoding ABC transporter ATP-binding protein, which yields MVIKASNVVVEYTGGLKGLNNASLEIMENKVTCLMGPNASGKTTLLRALARLVGYRGSILIDGREVSKTPLTVLSRILSYGSQQTISTSLQLQVREVLEMALYPLKNIDVEEAIYNTSIELGITGLLDRHINELSSGELQKIVIASALIKKPRYILLDEPDAHIDTGFKPVLSKTLRKKSGSSTIIIATHDPIFASYTCDYIVVLRSGSIAFHGWLNELMENLDVLREVYGVEFMVTEIPGGMRIIIPYY from the coding sequence ATGGTGATTAAGGCCAGTAATGTAGTAGTCGAATATACAGGTGGATTAAAGGGATTAAACAATGCATCTCTCGAAATAATGGAGAATAAAGTCACATGCTTAATGGGTCCTAATGCATCAGGTAAAACTACCCTCTTACGTGCACTAGCCAGGCTAGTAGGCTACAGGGGCTCGATACTAATTGATGGAAGAGAGGTCTCAAAGACGCCGCTGACAGTTTTATCAAGGATCCTATCGTATGGGTCACAGCAAACCATATCTACGTCCCTACAGTTACAGGTTAGGGAGGTACTTGAAATGGCGCTTTACCCGCTTAAAAACATAGATGTCGAGGAGGCAATATATAATACATCAATAGAGCTAGGCATCACGGGTTTACTGGATAGACATATTAATGAATTAAGCAGCGGCGAGCTACAGAAAATAGTGATAGCCTCAGCACTGATAAAGAAACCACGGTACATATTACTTGATGAACCAGACGCCCATATCGACACAGGATTCAAACCAGTCCTCTCCAAAACACTTAGAAAGAAGTCCGGATCCTCGACAATAATTATCGCTACACACGACCCGATATTCGCATCGTACACCTGCGACTATATAGTAGTCCTAAGAAGCGGCTCCATAGCGTTCCATGGATGGCTGAATGAATTAATGGAGAACCTGGATGTCCTAAGAGAAGTATACGGTGTAGAGTTCATGGTCACTGAAATACCTGGAGGCATGAGAATCATTATACCATACTACTAA
- a CDS encoding FecCD family ABC transporter permease, with protein MKQRDLWLLGLLLVFSIMLICDLNDVQHNSLLFNYRLSRILSVISTGIIIGLTGVYLQSSLRNPLVDHYILGIGSGSLVFTYLSILIAGGFTLATPLSSMLGGLLALFLTITLAEKLSGTATSYVLAGIGVNSFFSGISALLSYLTIRVYPYAQLLLVGSFIVATNDKLYMLSIPLVISASIMLILAKPLNTLEVSDEFSVITGFNPRVIRLISIIVAGLTSSIVTSLYGLIGFIGLASPHIARYLSGRSDNRVVAPLAAFTSSIILYVTDFTSRRLFAVIWSEIPAGAIASLIGAPFFIYLLLSRRRIYGD; from the coding sequence ATGAAGCAAAGAGATCTCTGGCTTCTAGGCCTACTACTTGTTTTTTCCATAATGCTAATATGCGATCTCAACGATGTTCAACACAATTCATTATTATTTAACTATAGATTAAGCAGGATTCTCTCAGTGATTTCAACCGGCATAATTATAGGTTTAACCGGAGTATATCTTCAGTCCTCACTACGTAATCCACTAGTAGACCACTACATACTCGGGATAGGAAGCGGCTCACTTGTGTTTACTTATCTAAGTATTTTAATAGCTGGAGGCTTCACTCTCGCTACCCCATTGTCCTCGATGCTTGGCGGGCTTTTAGCCTTATTTCTCACAATCACACTGGCGGAGAAGTTATCCGGCACAGCTACTTCATATGTGCTAGCCGGCATTGGCGTTAACTCTTTTTTCTCAGGCATATCGGCTCTCCTATCTTATCTAACGATCCGTGTTTACCCGTATGCGCAGCTTCTTCTCGTTGGAAGCTTCATAGTTGCCACCAATGATAAGTTATATATGTTATCTATTCCCCTAGTCATCTCAGCATCCATAATGCTCATTCTTGCAAAGCCCCTTAACACGCTGGAGGTAAGCGATGAATTCTCAGTAATAACCGGGTTTAACCCCCGAGTTATACGCTTGATCTCAATAATTGTCGCCGGTTTAACCAGCAGTATCGTTACCTCACTCTACGGTTTAATAGGTTTTATTGGATTGGCATCACCACATATAGCGAGGTACCTATCTGGTAGGAGTGATAACAGGGTTGTCGCGCCTTTAGCGGCCTTCACATCATCTATAATACTTTATGTAACCGACTTTACAAGCAGGAGGCTCTTCGCTGTAATATGGAGTGAAATACCGGCTGGAGCCATCGCCTCACTCATTGGGGCTCCGTTCTTCATATATTTACTGCTCTCGAGGCGGAGGATATATGGTGATTAA
- a CDS encoding ABC transporter substrate-binding protein has product MSKQIKYGYIIILALLIVASIPVKAGIVVQDATGRTISLSETPSKIVSLSPSITEILAYLDELDRVVGADSISLSDTWFNISSILKTHGVIDVGGYWWSTVRAEEILRINPDIVLADKGAHVPLLDFFKNYNITVVYLAGGSSKSIQDVLSDFYTIATLLNKTSLADDFTIKLESELGKYRDLITSKYKGVKVLIIVDLTSGIWVAGKGTYIDDILERLGLSNACSNIYSWSSISLEKVVELDPDIIVVTYIGPNSNTLKESGLTNLGKPIIVLNQTETDIISRPGPLIIYAPQVIYNVLTRSNIIRVTSSEGSSTYSVMAIIVLVASVALITMVLAKRYWRK; this is encoded by the coding sequence ATGTCCAAGCAGATTAAATACGGGTATATAATAATACTTGCCCTACTTATAGTTGCAAGTATCCCTGTAAAAGCCGGAATAGTAGTGCAGGATGCTACAGGGAGAACCATAAGTCTTAGTGAAACACCATCTAAAATAGTTTCCCTCAGCCCCTCCATCACGGAGATCCTTGCCTACCTGGATGAACTAGATAGAGTAGTGGGGGCTGATTCAATATCGTTGAGCGATACATGGTTTAACATCTCAAGCATTCTCAAGACACATGGTGTAATTGATGTCGGCGGGTACTGGTGGTCAACTGTAAGAGCCGAAGAAATACTCAGGATCAACCCTGATATAGTTTTAGCTGATAAAGGGGCTCATGTTCCATTATTAGATTTCTTCAAGAACTATAATATTACCGTAGTATACTTGGCTGGTGGTTCATCTAAAAGCATACAAGATGTTTTAAGCGACTTCTACACCATTGCTACGCTCTTAAATAAGACTAGCCTAGCCGACGACTTCACCATCAAACTAGAGAGTGAACTAGGTAAATACAGGGATCTAATAACTAGTAAATACAAGGGTGTCAAAGTATTAATCATAGTGGATTTAACAAGTGGTATATGGGTTGCTGGCAAAGGAACATACATAGATGACATACTTGAAAGACTGGGTTTATCGAATGCCTGTAGCAATATATATTCATGGTCATCCATAAGCCTCGAGAAGGTAGTCGAGTTGGATCCAGACATCATAGTAGTTACATACATCGGCCCCAACTCTAATACGTTAAAAGAGAGCGGGCTAACTAATCTGGGTAAACCAATTATTGTATTAAACCAGACGGAAACAGATATAATCTCGAGGCCGGGACCCCTTATAATATATGCGCCCCAGGTAATCTATAATGTTTTAACACGGTCAAATATTATTCGTGTAACCAGTAGTGAAGGGTCATCAACATACTCAGTCATGGCGATCATTGTACTCGTCGCTTCAGTAGCGTTGATTACCATGGTGCTTGCAAAGAGGTATTGGAGGAAATGA
- a CDS encoding cysteine hydrolase family protein yields the protein MRPALLVVDMLKEFVHGRLRSPEASRIIPVIKDLTSTMHKRGFPVIYLADHHYPFDHELSIWGPHAMHNDPESEIIEELRPGPSDIVLYKRSYSGFRETGLDYILRDLGVDTVIITGIHTHICVLHTAMDAFYNRYQVIVVEDAVSAFSRSDHEWALNYMKTILGCRIMKSREVIEFISSK from the coding sequence TTGAGGCCGGCTCTACTAGTAGTGGACATGTTGAAAGAGTTTGTACATGGTAGACTAAGAAGTCCGGAGGCATCGAGAATAATCCCTGTGATAAAGGATCTAACGAGCACCATGCATAAAAGAGGATTCCCAGTTATATACCTAGCCGATCACCACTACCCATTCGATCATGAGTTATCCATATGGGGACCGCATGCAATGCATAATGATCCAGAGTCGGAGATAATAGAGGAGCTGAGGCCTGGACCAAGCGATATAGTATTATATAAGAGATCCTATAGCGGCTTCAGGGAAACAGGCCTAGACTACATACTCAGAGACCTAGGCGTAGACACCGTGATTATAACAGGTATACATACTCATATATGCGTACTCCACACGGCAATGGATGCATTCTATAACAGGTACCAGGTTATAGTGGTCGAGGATGCAGTGAGCGCTTTTAGTAGAAGCGACCACGAATGGGCATTAAACTATATGAAGACCATACTTGGATGCAGAATAATGAAGTCCAGGGAAGTAATAGAATTCATAAGCAGCAAATAG
- a CDS encoding Glu/Leu/Phe/Val family dehydrogenase, producing the protein MNEYASLYENDPVYQMAVKQLRESASLLGLSDEIVEILRHPEKLVQVKITIRRDNGKLEMYLGWRSQHNSALGPYKGGVRYGEDVTPGEVVALSMWMTWKTSLAGIPYGGGKGGVRVNPKALSQRELEELSRKFFAGIAKDVGPEVDIPAPDVYTNPQTMAWYFDEYSKIVGYQAWGVVTAKPVELGGLYARVVSTGYGTALTAREAAKRWIGGLAGKTVAIHGFGNVGIYAAKYLTEWGARVVAVSDSSGYIYDPNGLDIEEAIRVKETTGKVTNYKKGDVKVSGNHMELLELPVDILVPAATQDVITKENVNRIKAKVIAEGANGPTTPEAEKVLYEKGVIIVPDILANSGGVTMSWIEWSHNKMGCWLTDEEALSRLDKMMTLNFNRVYDEWRKRFSEYPMRTAAYAIAVDRVVKAMKLRGWI; encoded by the coding sequence ATGAATGAGTATGCATCACTATATGAAAACGATCCAGTATATCAGATGGCTGTGAAGCAATTACGTGAATCAGCATCGCTTCTAGGATTATCCGATGAAATCGTCGAGATACTCAGACACCCGGAGAAACTGGTACAGGTTAAAATCACTATTAGGAGGGATAACGGTAAGCTAGAGATGTATCTAGGCTGGAGAAGCCAGCACAATAGTGCGCTGGGACCTTATAAGGGAGGAGTAAGATACGGTGAAGACGTGACTCCTGGTGAAGTAGTTGCTTTATCAATGTGGATGACCTGGAAGACCTCCCTAGCTGGCATTCCTTATGGCGGTGGAAAGGGGGGTGTAAGGGTTAACCCGAAGGCTTTAAGCCAGAGAGAGCTAGAAGAGTTAAGCAGGAAGTTCTTTGCCGGCATAGCCAAGGACGTAGGCCCCGAGGTAGATATACCTGCCCCAGACGTATACACTAATCCACAAACAATGGCATGGTACTTCGATGAATATAGTAAGATAGTAGGGTACCAGGCGTGGGGAGTTGTTACCGCGAAGCCCGTGGAGCTTGGTGGATTATATGCAAGGGTTGTATCAACAGGGTATGGTACAGCTCTCACTGCAAGGGAGGCGGCTAAGAGATGGATAGGTGGATTGGCGGGTAAAACAGTTGCAATACATGGTTTCGGAAACGTTGGCATATATGCTGCGAAATATCTTACTGAATGGGGTGCAAGAGTGGTTGCTGTAAGTGATAGCAGTGGATACATATATGATCCGAACGGATTAGACATCGAGGAAGCAATAAGGGTTAAGGAGACAACAGGCAAGGTGACAAACTATAAGAAGGGGGATGTAAAGGTCTCTGGAAACCATATGGAACTACTTGAATTACCCGTTGATATCCTAGTACCAGCTGCAACACAGGATGTTATAACAAAGGAAAACGTTAATAGAATAAAGGCTAAAGTCATTGCTGAGGGCGCTAATGGTCCAACCACGCCTGAAGCCGAGAAGGTATTGTATGAGAAAGGTGTAATCATAGTGCCAGATATATTAGCGAACTCAGGAGGAGTAACGATGAGCTGGATCGAGTGGAGCCATAACAAGATGGGGTGCTGGCTCACTGATGAGGAGGCATTATCGAGGCTGGATAAAATGATGACGCTGAACTTTAATAGGGTGTACGATGAGTGGAGAAAGAGGTTCTCAGAATATCCAATGAGGACTGCTGCCTACGCTATAGCTGTAGATCGTGTCGTAAAGGCTATGAAGCTAAGGGGATGGATCTAA
- a CDS encoding DUF504 domain-containing protein has translation MGRKRGELENWLRRIVFGGFKNNYVIYIRYRAESGEILKPVPGELIIDLRAGYIYTHNEIIPLHRVEEIRDKNNRVLYKRGKNEG, from the coding sequence ATGGGACGTAAGAGAGGAGAGTTAGAGAACTGGCTTAGGAGAATAGTTTTCGGCGGATTTAAAAACAATTATGTAATCTACATAAGATACCGGGCAGAGAGTGGTGAAATCCTGAAGCCTGTGCCCGGCGAGTTAATAATCGATTTACGGGCAGGATATATATACACACATAACGAGATCATACCATTGCACAGGGTTGAAGAGATCAGGGATAAAAATAACAGAGTTTTATACAAGAGGGGAAAAAACGAGGGTTAG
- a CDS encoding polyprenyl synthetase family protein → MGQINYDELLKYSVKLVEDNLKTVFSKLREEASSVSPLTYDIIEIASDYTLRGGKRLRAFLALVGYWSREWGSGDLATITNVMSGIELLQSYLLIHDDVMDRDELRRGGPTVHAWFRDKCLKEMKGDCVHYGDSQAITVGDYLEATAVEYISRANLPGETLRRLLETYSRGLRMVAYGQYLDVLLSNKPLGNVSERDVLLVHTLKTASYTIELPLHLGVIASGKYSEKILRELTSYAIPAGIAFQLRDDIIGLYGDPRQTGKPVGSDVRGKKKTLLVVKAYELGDHEVRRRLSEIYDVLRTNEVTQEHVKFIQEIVRETGSLEYNEELIKKHVENALKALEESKEISAQAVNILKWLLEKLAYREK, encoded by the coding sequence ATGGGCCAAATAAATTACGATGAGTTGCTGAAATATAGTGTGAAACTTGTTGAGGACAACTTGAAAACAGTATTTTCAAAACTAAGAGAAGAGGCATCCTCTGTTTCACCGCTTACATATGATATTATCGAGATAGCCTCGGATTACACTCTAAGAGGCGGTAAAAGGCTGAGGGCGTTTCTAGCTCTCGTGGGCTACTGGAGCAGGGAATGGGGAAGCGGTGATCTAGCAACTATAACAAATGTAATGAGTGGGATTGAGCTACTTCAAAGCTATCTCCTTATACACGATGATGTAATGGATAGGGATGAGCTCCGCCGGGGCGGTCCAACTGTACACGCATGGTTCAGGGATAAATGTCTAAAAGAGATGAAGGGAGACTGCGTACATTACGGTGATTCGCAAGCCATAACAGTTGGAGACTACTTGGAGGCGACAGCCGTTGAATATATTTCAAGAGCGAATTTACCTGGGGAAACATTAAGAAGGCTACTGGAAACATATAGTAGGGGGTTGAGGATGGTCGCCTATGGGCAATACCTAGACGTCCTGCTTTCCAATAAACCACTGGGCAACGTATCCGAGAGAGATGTACTATTAGTCCACACCCTTAAGACAGCCTCCTACACTATAGAACTACCCTTGCACTTAGGCGTGATAGCATCTGGGAAATACAGTGAGAAAATACTACGAGAGCTCACCTCCTACGCTATCCCAGCCGGTATAGCGTTCCAGCTGAGAGATGATATCATAGGCCTCTACGGTGACCCACGGCAGACAGGTAAACCCGTTGGAAGCGATGTCAGGGGTAAGAAAAAGACGCTCCTGGTAGTGAAGGCATACGAGCTCGGAGACCACGAGGTAAGGAGACGGCTAAGTGAGATATATGATGTGCTGAGAACAAATGAAGTAACCCAGGAACACGTAAAATTCATACAGGAGATAGTCCGTGAAACAGGCAGCCTGGAATATAATGAGGAGCTGATAAAGAAACATGTGGAAAACGCCCTGAAAGCACTCGAGGAATCCAAGGAAATATCAGCTCAAGCAGTCAACATATTAAAATGGCTCCTGGAAAAACTAGCGTACCGTGAAAAATAA
- a CDS encoding orotidine 5'-phosphate decarboxylase / HUMPS family protein — protein MARILQVALDLAELTKSVDIATKIASHVQCKNIWLEVGTPLLKAWGKIAVKALKNLTNCFILVDTKTIDVPSIEGGIVLDAGGDAFTVLGVADDEVVKEAVETARSRSKLVVADLISHPSPVNRAIELDRLGVDVVLYHVGISVQKARGITATHMLKEIENLRRSISAKIAVAGGIKPGDVRELVSRGVDIIVVGGAITKASNPLEVVDEILGKLSQ, from the coding sequence ATGGCTAGAATACTTCAAGTCGCGCTTGACCTAGCAGAGCTAACGAAATCTGTTGACATAGCAACCAAGATAGCTTCACATGTACAGTGTAAAAATATATGGCTTGAAGTAGGCACACCCCTATTGAAGGCGTGGGGCAAGATAGCTGTAAAAGCATTGAAGAACCTGACAAACTGCTTCATACTAGTGGATACTAAAACCATTGACGTACCCTCTATAGAGGGCGGTATAGTACTTGATGCAGGCGGCGACGCTTTCACGGTGCTAGGTGTAGCCGATGACGAGGTGGTTAAGGAGGCGGTTGAGACTGCTAGGTCCCGTAGCAAGCTGGTTGTGGCCGACCTCATAAGTCATCCATCCCCTGTTAACAGGGCTATCGAGTTGGATAGGTTGGGTGTGGATGTGGTATTATATCATGTAGGTATAAGTGTTCAAAAAGCCAGGGGTATAACTGCAACCCATATGCTTAAGGAAATAGAGAATCTAAGGAGAAGCATCTCGGCTAAAATAGCTGTAGCCGGCGGGATAAAGCCTGGAGATGTCAGAGAACTGGTTTCGAGAGGGGTTGACATCATAGTGGTGGGGGGTGCTATAACAAAGGCATCTAATCCCCTTGAAGTAGTGGATGAAATACTCGGTAAGCTTTCACAATAA
- a CDS encoding tryptophan--tRNA ligase yields the protein MGAKLDPWGHYAIEDYRKLLEEFGISPIDKILGLLPHKHKYFERLVIFGHRDFDVWLEALKRGEKVAVLTGFMPSGRPHLGTAMVYEELKFLQSLGAHIKIAIADAEAYIVRREDRSEVIRRGVEFVAHSIAWGINPDNAEFYYQTAMDNEYYRLIQLFSRKITAAEMEAIYGDINPGKIMAALTQSADILHLQLDKYGGYKYIVVPVGADQDPHLRLTRDIADRFEQEFGLKRPSSIYHKLLRGLDGNKMSKSRPEYAIHLDDDPEIAEKKLANALTGGRATAEEQRRLGGEPWKCSIFELYVYHLIDDEKELKERYDECVNGKILCGQCKRIAAEKLRKLLIEHQKRFKEVITSGIVEKILKKPSF from the coding sequence ATGGGTGCCAAGCTAGATCCATGGGGTCACTACGCTATAGAGGATTACAGGAAACTACTGGAGGAATTCGGTATTAGCCCGATCGATAAGATCCTGGGGCTACTGCCCCATAAACACAAGTACTTTGAGAGACTAGTCATATTCGGACACAGGGATTTCGACGTATGGCTTGAAGCACTTAAACGCGGTGAAAAAGTAGCTGTGCTCACCGGGTTCATGCCTAGTGGAAGACCCCACCTTGGGACAGCGATGGTTTATGAGGAATTAAAGTTCCTTCAATCCCTTGGAGCACATATAAAAATAGCTATAGCGGATGCCGAAGCATATATTGTGAGAAGAGAGGATAGGAGCGAGGTAATAAGAAGAGGAGTCGAATTTGTAGCTCACTCTATTGCATGGGGGATAAACCCGGATAACGCTGAATTCTACTATCAGACAGCTATGGATAATGAATACTATAGACTCATACAATTATTCTCCAGAAAGATCACTGCGGCTGAAATGGAGGCTATATACGGCGATATAAATCCTGGTAAAATTATGGCAGCGCTCACACAATCGGCAGATATACTGCATCTCCAATTAGATAAATATGGAGGTTACAAGTACATAGTGGTACCCGTTGGAGCCGATCAAGACCCACACCTGCGATTGACGAGGGATATAGCTGATAGATTTGAGCAGGAGTTTGGGTTGAAGAGGCCTAGCTCCATCTATCATAAGCTATTAAGGGGGTTGGATGGAAACAAAATGAGTAAAAGCCGTCCTGAATACGCTATACACCTCGACGATGATCCAGAGATAGCGGAAAAGAAGCTTGCGAACGCGTTAACCGGTGGAAGGGCTACAGCAGAGGAACAGAGAAGACTTGGGGGGGAGCCATGGAAGTGTAGCATATTCGAGCTCTACGTATATCATTTAATAGATGATGAAAAAGAATTGAAGGAGAGATATGATGAGTGTGTGAACGGTAAAATACTCTGTGGGCAATGTAAGAGAATAGCAGCTGAGAAGCTTAGAAAGCTACTTATAGAGCATCAGAAGAGATTCAAGGAAGTGATCACCAGTGGGATAGTGGAAAAAATATTGAAGAAGCCATCTTTTTAA